The stretch of DNA CGCCATAGCCCCGGAACGGTGTGCGCTCCGAGCGTGATGGGTTTTAAGATGGACGCGTGCTCATTCATGCTTCGTAATGGCAATCTTTGAAAGGTTTTCCGCTGCCGCAGGGGCAGGGGGCATTGCGATTGATTTTCAATGGCTCGTCCTCGTTCAGGAATTCACCGCTGTGATAAAGCCAGGCGCCATCAATCTTATCGAAGCTGCTCACTTCATGCAGCGTTTCCAGGCGATTGTCAAAGATGAGGCGCGCTTTGAATTCCACCTCGCCTTCATCATCCTCCCAGTCGGAGTCGATGATTTCCAGCCCCACCCAGTTGGACGGTTCACCC from Oligoflexus sp. encodes:
- a CDS encoding YchJ family protein, which encodes MNDALCPCGTGQTYAACCGLYIEGGQLAPNPEVLMRSRYTAFCRSNYPYLKKTWHPETYPEDLEQGEPSNWVGLEIIDSDWEDDEGEVEFKARLIFDNRLETLHEVSSFDKIDGAWLYHSGEFLNEDEPLKINRNAPCPCGSGKPFKDCHYEA